CGCCGGTACGCCGCGCCGCCGCCGCGCTGGACTGGCATCCGGAGCACGGCGACTGCTGCCAGCACCTGGTCTTCACGTCCCCCGGCCTCGACCGCGACGGACTTCAGGAGCTGCTGGAGTCCTGCCTGCTCACCGACGCCGAGTACGCCGCCGGGCGCGACGCCTGGAAGCGGCTGCCGCCCGCCTTCGACACCCTCCTGGAGGTCTGACCCCATGGCCCGCAAGCCCGAACGCAAGCCCGCCAAGCACCGCCCCAACCCGCTGGACCAGGCCAAGGTCGAGTACATCGACTACAAGGACACCGACCTGCTGCGGAAGTTCATCTCCGACCGCGGAAAGATCCGCAGCCGCCGCGTCACCCGCGTCTCCGCCCAGCAGCAGCGCCTGCTGGCCCGCGCGATCAAGAACGCACGCGAGATGGCACTGCTCCCGTACGCGAGCCGCTGAGGCTCCGCGCTCCCTCAAGACACCGCCGGCTCTGGAGACACCCGGCGTCGACGCGGGGCCTGCCCTCCCCAGCAGGCCCCAGCCTCGGCCCTGAGCCCCCGGCGGTGCGGTGCAGGACCCCGAATCTGCTCGTGCAGCGGCACCGTCCCCCGGGCGATGGAACAGGAATCGCGCGGCGCGCGTCTGTTCCTAGGACACGAGGAACTCGATCCGGTCGATCCGGCGCGGCTGATGGCGCGGAAGAGCATGGACGGGGGATGGCGGTCGCATGTCATGCGGTCCCCGGGGCAGACGCTGGAGAAGCTTCGGTAAAGGGGTCGCCAAAGCTGTAACCGCAGGACCACCCCGCGTGCACGTGCAT
This genomic window from Streptomyces sp. DG2A-72 contains:
- the rpsR gene encoding 30S ribosomal protein S18, whose protein sequence is MARKPERKPAKHRPNPLDQAKVEYIDYKDTDLLRKFISDRGKIRSRRVTRVSAQQQRLLARAIKNAREMALLPYASR